One window of Candidatus Mycobacterium wuenschmannii genomic DNA carries:
- a CDS encoding TetR family transcriptional regulator: MNSRAPSSRPHRSSRSRSREGPSREERKEATRRAIVAAALKLLDERSFSGLSLREVTREAGIVPGAFYRHFESMEALGLVLIDESFRTLRDMLRGARAGKLDPSRVIESSVEIVVASVTERREHWTFIGRERSSGVTVLRYAIRTEFRLVTSELATDLARFPGLNTWSTDDLNVLAQLFVNSMIVIAEALEDAQTPEAIDEIRQTAVKQLRMIVIGITGWRSNP, from the coding sequence GTGAACAGTCGTGCGCCTAGCTCACGGCCGCACCGGTCGAGCCGGTCGCGGAGCCGTGAAGGACCGTCCCGCGAGGAGCGCAAAGAAGCGACTCGCCGGGCGATCGTGGCCGCCGCACTCAAGCTTCTCGACGAACGCAGCTTCAGCGGCCTGAGCCTGCGCGAGGTGACCCGCGAGGCGGGCATCGTTCCGGGTGCGTTCTACCGCCACTTCGAATCGATGGAGGCGCTCGGGCTGGTCCTGATCGACGAATCGTTCCGGACCTTGCGCGACATGCTGCGCGGTGCCCGCGCCGGCAAGCTCGACCCCAGCCGGGTCATCGAATCGTCCGTCGAGATCGTGGTCGCCAGCGTCACCGAACGCCGCGAGCACTGGACGTTCATCGGTCGCGAACGCTCGAGCGGCGTGACCGTGCTGCGCTACGCCATTCGCACCGAGTTCCGGCTCGTCACCTCCGAACTCGCCACCGACCTTGCGCGCTTCCCGGGGCTCAACACCTGGAGTACCGACGACCTCAACGTGCTCGCGCAGTTGTTCGTGAACTCGATGATCGTGATCGCCGAGGCGCTCGAGGACGCACAGACCCCCGAGGCCATCGACGAGATTCGTCAGACGGCGGTCAAGCAGCTACGGATGATCGTCATCGGCATTACCGGCTGGCGCAGCAACCCCTGA
- a CDS encoding DUF427 domain-containing protein — protein sequence MGTRMRDLLDDALKSLRYEPTEKRLRIYLNDALVADTVNGLLVWEPRRLVPTYALPQTDFAARLESAGRVDDVSGLPVLVPTNPFATHSCTGEVFDVVVEGRRCPSAAFQPDDPDLAGYLTIDFSAFDWREEDEPVVSHPHDPFKRIDILASTRHVRIESDGRVLAESSRPLLLFETGLPTRFYLPPADLIADLQSSDTVSDCAYKGRASYFSAPGGPADIAWTYRDPLREAEPVRDHVAFFNERLDITVDGQRRERPVTPFSD from the coding sequence ATGGGGACCAGGATGAGAGACCTGCTCGACGACGCGTTGAAATCGCTACGGTACGAACCGACCGAGAAGCGCCTGCGGATCTACCTGAACGACGCGCTGGTGGCCGACACCGTGAACGGGTTGCTGGTGTGGGAGCCACGTCGGCTGGTCCCGACGTATGCGCTGCCGCAGACCGACTTCGCAGCGAGGCTGGAATCGGCGGGCCGGGTCGACGACGTATCCGGGCTGCCGGTCCTGGTTCCGACCAATCCCTTTGCGACACATAGCTGTACCGGCGAGGTGTTCGACGTGGTTGTCGAAGGCCGACGCTGCCCCTCGGCGGCTTTCCAGCCGGACGACCCCGACCTGGCCGGCTACCTCACCATTGACTTCAGCGCCTTCGACTGGCGCGAGGAAGACGAACCGGTCGTCTCGCATCCACACGACCCGTTCAAGCGCATCGATATCCTCGCTAGCACCCGTCACGTTCGGATCGAGTCGGACGGGCGGGTGCTGGCCGAGTCGTCGCGGCCGCTGCTGCTGTTCGAGACCGGCCTGCCGACCCGGTTCTACCTGCCGCCCGCCGACCTCATCGCCGATCTCCAATCGTCCGACACCGTCAGCGATTGCGCCTACAAGGGCCGCGCGTCGTATTTCTCGGCGCCGGGCGGACCGGCTGATATCGCGTGGACCTACCGCGATCCACTGCGCGAAGCCGAGCCCGTACGCGACCACGTCGCGTTCTTCAACGAGCGGCTCGACATCACCGTCGACGGGCAGCGACGCGAACGGCCCGTCACCCCGTTCTCGGACTGA
- a CDS encoding MarR family winged helix-turn-helix transcriptional regulator — translation MQPSDAERSIGYLVKRVQQGLRRECDAALKPTGLSMAQYTTLRALKEHPEASAAELARLCFVTRQSLQDVLTGLRSAGLIENAAAETRGRAQSLALTRQGSRRLSAAHDAVFSVEDIMLQGVSVRDRRAVADLLLRCAQNLEG, via the coding sequence ATGCAACCGTCCGACGCCGAACGCTCGATCGGCTATCTGGTGAAGCGGGTTCAACAAGGGCTGCGGCGCGAATGCGATGCCGCGCTGAAACCCACGGGGTTGTCGATGGCGCAATACACGACGCTGCGGGCGTTGAAGGAACATCCCGAGGCGTCGGCGGCCGAGCTGGCACGGCTGTGCTTTGTCACCCGTCAGTCACTGCAGGACGTGCTGACGGGACTGCGCTCTGCGGGTCTGATCGAGAACGCCGCGGCGGAAACGCGCGGGCGGGCTCAGTCGTTGGCGCTGACGAGGCAGGGATCGCGGCGGCTCAGCGCCGCACACGATGCGGTGTTCAGCGTGGAAGACATTATGCTGCAGGGTGTTTCGGTACGAGACCGTCGAGCGGTCGCAGACTTGCTGTTACGTTGCGCCCAGAACCTGGAGGGCTAG
- a CDS encoding metallophosphoesterase family protein translates to MKLLLLADTHVPRRARELPARVWDEVARADVVIHAGDWVVPELLDELAARSARLIACWGNNDGPELRARLPERADTVLDGLRLTVTHETGGSAGRDARMSRHYPDTDVLVFGHSHIPWDTTTSTGLRLLNPGSPTDRRRQPFCTYMTTSINDGVLADVVLHRLQK, encoded by the coding sequence GTGAAGTTGCTGCTACTCGCCGACACCCACGTCCCACGACGGGCCCGTGAGTTGCCGGCGCGGGTGTGGGACGAAGTTGCTCGAGCCGATGTCGTCATCCATGCCGGCGACTGGGTGGTGCCGGAACTCCTCGACGAATTGGCCGCCCGGTCGGCCCGACTGATCGCCTGCTGGGGCAACAACGACGGGCCCGAGCTGCGGGCGCGGCTGCCCGAACGCGCCGACACGGTGCTCGACGGGCTGCGCTTGACCGTCACCCACGAGACCGGCGGTAGCGCCGGTCGCGACGCCCGGATGTCGCGGCACTACCCCGACACCGACGTGCTGGTGTTCGGCCACAGCCACATCCCCTGGGACACCACCACCAGCACCGGTCTGCGACTGCTGAACCCCGGTTCGCCGACGGATCGACGCAGGCAGCCGTTCTGCACCTACATGACGACGAGCATCAATGACGGGGTTCTCGCTGACGTGGTACTGCATCGTCTGCAGAAGTAG
- a CDS encoding MaoC family dehydratase, which translates to MRTFDSVADLASIKGESIGESDWVTISQEDVNLFADATGDHQWIHVDPERAAKGPFGKTIAHGFMTLALLPRLQHQMYTVNGIKLAINYGLNKVRFPSPVPVGSRVRAKSSLVDVQDLGDGATQATVSTTVEVEGSDKPACVAESVVRYIS; encoded by the coding sequence ATGCGCACCTTCGATTCCGTCGCCGACCTTGCCTCGATCAAGGGCGAAAGCATCGGCGAGAGCGACTGGGTGACCATCAGCCAGGAAGACGTCAACCTGTTCGCCGACGCGACCGGTGATCACCAGTGGATCCACGTCGACCCGGAGCGGGCGGCGAAGGGACCGTTCGGCAAGACCATCGCGCACGGATTCATGACGCTGGCGCTGCTGCCGCGACTGCAACACCAGATGTACACGGTCAACGGCATCAAACTCGCAATCAACTACGGCCTCAACAAGGTTCGTTTCCCTTCGCCGGTCCCGGTCGGCTCGCGGGTGCGCGCCAAGAGCTCGCTCGTCGACGTCCAGGATCTCGGCGACGGCGCGACTCAGGCGACGGTGTCGACCACCGTCGAGGTCGAGGGCAGCGACAAGCCGGCGTGCGTCGCCGAGAGCGTCGTCCGCTACATCTCCTGA
- a CDS encoding acyl-CoA dehydrogenase family protein, which yields MWDFETDPEYQMKLDWVEEFMVNELEPLDLVSLDPYDKKDPETMAVLRPLQQQVREHGLWAAHLKPELGGQGYGQVKLALLNEILGRSRWAPSVFGSQAPDSGNAEILALFGTPEQKTRYLEPLLAGDITSCYSMTEPQGGSDPGLFETRAERDGDDWVINGEKWFSTNARHATFFIVMAVTNPDARTRDKMSLFIVPAGTPGVEIIRNVGVGTDSHATHGYVRYADVRVPADHILGGEGDAFAIAQTRLGGGRIHHAMRTIALARKAFDMMCERAVSRQTRMGPLSNFQMTQEKIADSWIQIEQFRLLVLRTAWLIDKHHDYQKVRRDIAAVKVAMPTVLHDVVQRALHLHGALGVSNEMPFVKMMIAAESLGIADGATELHKMTVARRTLREYEPVTTPFPSQHLPTRREQAQARLAERLEHAVAEF from the coding sequence GTGTGGGACTTCGAAACCGACCCTGAATACCAGATGAAACTGGACTGGGTCGAAGAATTCATGGTCAACGAACTCGAGCCGCTCGACCTGGTATCGCTCGACCCGTACGACAAGAAGGACCCCGAGACCATGGCGGTCCTACGACCGCTGCAGCAGCAGGTCCGCGAGCACGGGTTGTGGGCCGCGCATCTCAAACCCGAACTCGGCGGACAGGGCTATGGCCAGGTGAAGCTGGCGCTGCTCAACGAGATCCTGGGCCGTTCGCGGTGGGCGCCGTCGGTGTTCGGCTCCCAGGCACCCGACTCCGGCAACGCCGAGATCCTTGCTCTATTCGGCACGCCTGAGCAGAAGACCCGCTACCTGGAGCCTCTGCTGGCGGGCGACATCACCTCCTGCTACTCGATGACCGAGCCGCAGGGCGGTTCCGATCCCGGCCTGTTCGAGACGCGCGCCGAACGCGACGGGGACGACTGGGTGATCAACGGCGAGAAGTGGTTCTCCACCAACGCGCGGCACGCGACTTTCTTCATCGTCATGGCCGTCACGAATCCCGACGCGCGCACCCGCGACAAGATGTCGTTGTTCATCGTCCCGGCCGGCACCCCCGGCGTAGAGATCATCCGCAACGTCGGGGTCGGGACCGACTCGCACGCCACCCACGGCTACGTCCGCTACGCCGACGTCCGAGTGCCTGCCGATCACATCCTCGGCGGCGAGGGCGACGCATTCGCCATCGCGCAGACCCGGTTGGGCGGCGGACGCATCCACCACGCTATGCGCACGATTGCGTTGGCCCGCAAGGCATTCGACATGATGTGTGAGCGAGCGGTATCGCGGCAAACCCGGATGGGGCCACTGTCTAACTTTCAGATGACACAGGAGAAGATCGCCGACAGCTGGATCCAGATCGAGCAGTTTCGGCTGCTGGTGCTGCGCACCGCGTGGTTGATCGACAAGCATCACGACTACCAGAAGGTGCGCCGCGACATCGCCGCCGTCAAGGTCGCGATGCCCACGGTGTTGCACGACGTGGTTCAGCGCGCGCTGCACCTGCACGGCGCGCTCGGAGTGTCCAACGAGATGCCGTTCGTCAAGATGATGATCGCTGCGGAGTCGCTGGGCATCGCCGACGGCGCGACCGAACTGCACAAGATGACCGTGGCCCGGCGCACGTTGCGCGAATACGAGCCCGTAACAACGCCTTTCCCGTCGCAGCATCTGCCGACGAGGCGCGAGCAGGCGCAAGCGCGCCTGGCCGAACGCCTCGAGCACGCCGTCGCCGAGTTCTAG
- a CDS encoding DUF4185 domain-containing protein: MRREGKLADITGPGLTDRWGVNCTDLGASVTAPDGSLVSVFGDTFSGDAVGQGHWRSPVILIGTGDAHHPISYRRAGGPDREFAHQLWRYEHRTGPNGRPRRGISTVIPSDLLRVGDSLYLHAIVNRGFGNVVWTEIWRSDDSAVSWRRLGATFPAGLHDGHAQCWSWDHDPVDGWIYVASTGFQRDKGIILQRVRPEHIADRRKYVSWGRAKGLWSWGARPTPVTPAGEAWGELSLRRLDSGRWVLGGFLASQYALGYRVMSSPTAVRNATLQIPVVGSSWDDEDHAGGRVAQLYGGYVLPGSKLDAVGGVGLVVSQWHTADGWPYRAMQFRVTVHDTTRTHRPKRDSPSSGVPLI; the protein is encoded by the coding sequence GTGCGTCGCGAAGGCAAGCTTGCCGACATCACCGGCCCCGGGCTCACCGACCGGTGGGGCGTCAACTGCACCGACCTCGGCGCATCGGTGACGGCCCCCGACGGGTCACTGGTCTCGGTCTTCGGCGATACCTTCTCGGGTGACGCAGTCGGACAAGGACATTGGCGCTCACCGGTGATCCTGATCGGGACCGGCGACGCCCACCATCCGATCAGCTACCGGCGGGCCGGCGGCCCCGACCGCGAGTTCGCGCATCAGCTGTGGCGCTACGAGCACCGAACCGGCCCGAACGGCCGTCCGCGCCGCGGCATCAGCACCGTGATCCCGTCCGATCTGCTCCGGGTGGGCGATTCGCTGTATCTACACGCGATCGTCAACCGCGGCTTCGGCAACGTGGTGTGGACCGAGATCTGGCGGTCCGACGACAGCGCCGTGTCCTGGCGGCGCTTGGGCGCCACCTTTCCGGCCGGCCTGCACGACGGCCACGCGCAATGCTGGAGCTGGGACCACGATCCCGTCGACGGCTGGATCTACGTGGCCTCCACCGGTTTTCAGCGCGACAAGGGAATCATCCTGCAACGGGTACGCCCCGAGCACATCGCCGATCGACGAAAGTACGTCAGCTGGGGCCGCGCAAAGGGCTTGTGGTCGTGGGGTGCTCGTCCGACACCGGTCACACCCGCCGGCGAGGCTTGGGGCGAGCTGTCGCTGCGCCGACTCGACAGCGGCAGATGGGTTCTGGGCGGATTTCTGGCATCGCAGTACGCGCTGGGATACCGCGTGATGAGTTCGCCCACGGCGGTGCGCAACGCGACCCTGCAGATCCCGGTCGTCGGATCGAGTTGGGACGACGAAGACCACGCCGGCGGACGAGTCGCACAACTCTATGGCGGCTACGTCCTGCCGGGGTCGAAGCTGGACGCGGTCGGCGGCGTCGGTCTGGTGGTGTCGCAATGGCACACGGCCGACGGATGGCCCTACCGCGCGATGCAATTCCGCGTGACCGTGCACGACACCACACGCACTCACCGTCCGAAAAGGGACTCGCCGTCCTCGGGGGTTCCACTGATCTGA
- a CDS encoding ferredoxin reductase, translating into MFTQTLKQRVLGSDLVNLLTGPHGVDRYTEVVDAAWTRAEGRGKVVEVRRDTPRSVTLVLVPNQAFTDTVSAGQYVNVAVEIDGRRHTRCYSPANAEGAAHIELTVGKHHGGLVSTYLYEHARPGMVVGLTAVGGDFVLPAQRPRRILFVSGGSGITPVIAMLRTLIDEGHAGEIAFVHYARNRAAANYHDELAAMPGVRVLHGYSRSDDGDLQGHFGADHLAAAMPEPDAVFVCGPAPLVDAVREHCPNARSESFVPPAFDIPVEPSGGRVMFADSAIEVTDDGRSLLEQAESAGLNPASGCRMGICHTCTRRKTSGVVRNLTSGAVSTTPDEDVQICVSVPVGDVDIAL; encoded by the coding sequence ATGTTCACTCAAACTTTGAAGCAGCGAGTACTGGGTTCCGATCTGGTCAACCTGCTCACCGGTCCGCATGGCGTTGACCGGTACACCGAGGTCGTAGACGCCGCATGGACGCGCGCCGAGGGCCGCGGCAAGGTCGTCGAGGTGCGCCGCGACACCCCGCGCAGCGTCACCCTGGTGCTGGTCCCGAATCAAGCGTTCACCGACACGGTGTCCGCAGGGCAGTACGTCAATGTCGCGGTCGAGATCGACGGCCGCCGCCACACCCGGTGTTACTCGCCGGCCAACGCCGAGGGCGCCGCACACATCGAACTGACCGTCGGCAAGCATCACGGTGGCCTGGTTTCGACCTACCTGTACGAGCACGCACGCCCCGGCATGGTCGTCGGACTGACTGCAGTCGGTGGCGACTTCGTCCTCCCGGCCCAGCGTCCCCGCCGCATCCTGTTCGTCTCCGGCGGCAGCGGGATCACCCCCGTCATCGCGATGCTGCGCACGTTGATTGACGAGGGCCACGCCGGCGAGATCGCGTTCGTGCATTACGCGCGCAACCGCGCCGCCGCGAACTATCACGACGAGCTCGCCGCGATGCCCGGTGTTCGGGTGCTGCACGGCTACAGCCGTTCGGACGACGGCGACCTGCAGGGCCACTTCGGCGCAGACCACCTGGCGGCCGCCATGCCTGAGCCCGACGCCGTGTTTGTCTGCGGCCCAGCGCCTTTGGTCGATGCGGTCCGCGAGCACTGCCCGAACGCGCGATCGGAGAGCTTTGTTCCGCCGGCGTTCGACATTCCGGTCGAGCCGTCCGGCGGACGAGTCATGTTCGCGGACAGCGCTATTGAGGTCACCGACGACGGCCGCTCGCTGCTCGAGCAGGCGGAGTCGGCCGGCCTGAACCCTGCCAGTGGATGCCGGATGGGCATCTGCCACACCTGCACCCGTCGCAAGACCAGCGGCGTGGTGCGCAACCTGACCAGCGGCGCGGTGTCGACCACCCCCGACGAGGACGTGCAGATCTGTGTGTCCGTCCCGGTCGGCGACGTCGACATCGCACTCTAA
- a CDS encoding MarR family winged helix-turn-helix transcriptional regulator produces the protein MNTLIDPVTEVSRVVGRFRRQLRRSSGQGFDSARVTESQSELLWLVARQPGISVSAAAAELGLVANTASTLVSKLVNKGYLVRTADETDRRVGQLRLAGAAQQIVDTSRAARRAMLADVIEGLGDDQIEDLTKGLAVLDTLTRRLQER, from the coding sequence GTGAACACTCTCATCGACCCGGTCACCGAGGTATCACGCGTCGTCGGCAGGTTTCGCCGGCAACTCCGCCGCTCGTCCGGACAGGGCTTCGACTCGGCCCGCGTGACCGAGTCGCAATCAGAGTTGCTGTGGCTGGTCGCCCGGCAGCCCGGCATCTCGGTCAGCGCCGCCGCAGCGGAGTTGGGGCTCGTCGCCAACACCGCCTCGACGCTGGTGTCCAAGCTGGTCAACAAGGGCTACCTGGTCCGCACCGCGGATGAGACCGACCGCCGGGTCGGTCAGTTGCGTCTGGCCGGCGCGGCCCAGCAGATCGTCGACACCTCCCGCGCGGCGCGGCGCGCCATGCTGGCCGACGTGATCGAGGGACTCGGTGACGACCAAATCGAAGACCTGACAAAAGGTTTGGCAGTGCTCGACACCCTGACCCGACGACTACAGGAGCGCTGA
- a CDS encoding GNAT family N-acetyltransferase: MTIHTRPGRKADVPELAQALAHAFFDDPVTVWMMPEEKARVKSLRKFFGTVTRHHHLAGGGVEVATDGSTIGAAALWDPPGRWQQSTGEQLRMLPSFALGFGPRLSMGRRLGELFATMKAQHPEEPHWYLAVIGSDPAVRGKGYGQALMQSRLDRVDAEHAPCYLESSKEDNIPYYERFGFQVVSEIVIPRGGPTLWPMWRPPR; encoded by the coding sequence ATGACAATCCACACGCGCCCCGGGCGCAAAGCCGACGTTCCCGAGTTGGCGCAGGCGCTTGCCCACGCGTTCTTCGACGACCCGGTGACGGTCTGGATGATGCCGGAAGAGAAGGCGCGAGTGAAGAGCCTGCGCAAGTTCTTCGGCACCGTCACCCGGCACCATCATCTGGCCGGCGGGGGTGTGGAGGTGGCCACCGACGGGTCGACGATTGGTGCGGCGGCGCTCTGGGATCCGCCGGGCCGCTGGCAGCAGTCGACGGGGGAGCAGCTCAGGATGCTGCCGTCGTTCGCCCTCGGGTTCGGGCCGCGACTGTCGATGGGCCGTCGGCTCGGCGAGTTGTTCGCGACGATGAAGGCGCAACACCCCGAGGAGCCGCACTGGTATCTCGCGGTGATCGGCAGCGATCCCGCGGTGCGCGGCAAGGGCTACGGGCAGGCGTTGATGCAGTCGCGTCTCGACCGTGTCGACGCCGAGCACGCGCCCTGCTACCTGGAATCGAGCAAGGAAGACAACATTCCCTACTACGAGCGGTTCGGCTTCCAGGTGGTGAGCGAGATCGTCATCCCCCGGGGCGGTCCGACGCTGTGGCCGATGTGGCGCCCGCCGCGGTAG
- a CDS encoding ABC transporter permease, with protein sequence MPVDTAVQPAPRALVRAPHGWQRVPATFGRVGAFAVVEMQKLRHDRTELVTRMVQPALWLLIFGTTFSKLHVIDTGSVSYLAFLAPGIIAQSALFISIFYGIQIIWDRDAGILAKLTVTPAPASALISGKAFAAGVRSVAQVVGVLALAYLMGIGVTVNPLRILAAMAVVMLGSAFFACLSMTLAGLVRSRDRLMGIGQAITMPLFFASNALYPVDVMPGWLHALSTVNPLSYEVHALRALLIGTAFNPLDVVVLVVAAVLGIATASTLLRRLLT encoded by the coding sequence GTGCCGGTTGATACCGCCGTCCAGCCCGCTCCCCGCGCGCTGGTGCGGGCGCCACACGGGTGGCAGCGCGTGCCCGCGACATTCGGTCGCGTCGGCGCCTTCGCGGTCGTGGAGATGCAGAAGTTGCGCCACGACCGCACCGAACTTGTCACGCGGATGGTGCAACCGGCGTTGTGGCTGTTGATCTTCGGCACCACGTTCTCGAAGCTGCACGTGATCGACACCGGTTCGGTGTCGTACCTGGCATTCCTCGCACCGGGCATCATCGCCCAGTCGGCGCTGTTCATCTCGATTTTCTATGGCATCCAGATCATCTGGGACCGCGACGCGGGGATTCTGGCCAAGTTGACGGTCACGCCGGCGCCGGCATCGGCCTTGATCTCCGGCAAGGCGTTTGCGGCGGGCGTGCGGTCGGTGGCCCAGGTGGTCGGCGTGCTGGCGCTCGCCTACCTGATGGGTATCGGGGTGACGGTCAACCCGTTGCGCATCCTGGCGGCGATGGCGGTGGTGATGCTGGGGTCGGCGTTCTTCGCCTGCCTGTCGATGACGCTGGCCGGACTGGTGCGCAGCCGCGACCGGCTGATGGGTATCGGCCAGGCCATCACGATGCCGCTGTTCTTCGCGTCCAACGCGCTGTACCCGGTCGACGTGATGCCCGGATGGCTGCACGCGCTCAGCACGGTGAACCCGCTGAGCTACGAGGTCCACGCGTTGCGGGCACTGCTGATCGGCACCGCGTTCAACCCGTTGGACGTGGTGGTCCTGGTGGTGGCGGCGGTCCTCGGAATCGCCACGGCATCAACGCTTTTGCGTCGCCTCCTCACCTAG
- a CDS encoding alpha/beta fold hydrolase, with translation MDAALASWLDDGLYFDYLGFDVFYRVEGSGPPLLLIHGYPFNSFDWQPIWPTLTQRFTVIAPDMMGMGFSAKPVHYEYSVHDHADMHEALLEHLGIRSAHILAHDLGDSVGQELLARHEFGQPAYGSLTIDSITWLNGGMFVETYTPRAAQKLLSGTPLGDILSPLQNSPVSRRVLEPTLREMFGPNTKPTPHMMEVFHQILGYNDGRRVLHKVGRFIKDRHTHRNRWVRAMRETDVSMRLIDGPIDPNSGAHMARRYAEVIPGADVVMLAEDIGHWPQLEAPEAVLEHFLAHIDRVTA, from the coding sequence ATGGATGCTGCGCTGGCCTCCTGGCTGGACGATGGACTCTACTTCGACTATCTCGGCTTCGACGTCTTCTACCGGGTCGAGGGCAGCGGCCCGCCGCTGCTATTGATTCACGGCTACCCGTTCAACTCGTTTGACTGGCAACCCATCTGGCCAACGTTGACGCAGCGGTTCACCGTCATTGCACCGGACATGATGGGCATGGGCTTCTCGGCGAAGCCGGTTCACTACGAGTACTCGGTGCACGACCACGCCGATATGCACGAGGCCTTATTGGAACACCTGGGTATCCGTTCCGCTCACATTTTGGCGCACGATCTCGGTGACTCGGTGGGCCAGGAACTGTTGGCGCGTCACGAGTTTGGCCAGCCCGCATACGGATCGCTGACTATCGACTCGATCACCTGGCTCAACGGCGGCATGTTCGTCGAGACCTATACGCCGCGGGCGGCGCAGAAGCTGCTGTCGGGAACTCCGTTGGGCGACATCCTGAGTCCGCTGCAGAACAGTCCGGTATCGCGACGCGTGCTGGAGCCGACACTGCGGGAGATGTTCGGCCCCAACACCAAACCAACCCCGCACATGATGGAGGTCTTCCATCAAATCCTCGGTTACAACGACGGTCGGCGGGTGCTGCACAAAGTGGGGCGCTTCATCAAAGACCGTCACACCCACCGGAATCGGTGGGTACGGGCGATGCGCGAGACCGACGTGTCAATGCGATTGATCGACGGACCGATCGACCCGAACTCCGGGGCGCACATGGCCCGCCGCTACGCCGAGGTGATCCCCGGCGCCGACGTGGTGATGCTCGCCGAAGACATCGGGCACTGGCCACAACTCGAGGCGCCGGAGGCGGTACTGGAGCACTTCCTCGCGCACATCGACCGGGTGACGGCCTAG
- a CDS encoding antibiotic biosynthesis monooxygenase family protein: MTVITPHADHATLINVFTVEPENAEQLAALLTEATEDVMQYVDEFVSANIHVSTDGTRVVNYAQWRDAAAMQAMQQNPTAREHMGKCAELAIGFEPHLYTVESVHPAP, encoded by the coding sequence ATGACCGTCATCACCCCTCACGCCGACCACGCGACGCTGATCAACGTGTTCACCGTCGAACCCGAGAACGCCGAACAACTCGCCGCACTGCTGACCGAAGCCACCGAGGACGTGATGCAGTACGTCGACGAATTCGTCTCGGCGAACATCCACGTCAGCACTGACGGCACCCGGGTAGTCAATTACGCGCAGTGGCGGGACGCCGCTGCGATGCAGGCGATGCAGCAGAACCCGACTGCCCGCGAGCACATGGGCAAGTGCGCTGAGCTGGCAATCGGCTTCGAGCCGCACCTGTACACCGTCGAATCGGTGCATCCCGCGCCATAG
- a CDS encoding ATP-binding cassette domain-containing protein produces the protein MSRALPMAVDARNLTYRYGQFTAVDDVTLQVRPGETMGLLGPNGAGKTTVVRMLTTLTPVQHGELRVFGLDARHQTTDIRSNIGYVPQQLSIEPALTGRQNVAWFARLYGVPRAQRSHRVDEALDAMELLDVAGRPAGTYSGGMVRRLEVAQALVNRPSLLVLDEPTVGLDPIARDRVWSHVLNMQNQYGMTVLLTTHYMEEADALCDRVALMHHGTLRAVGTPAKLKSTVSACATLEDVFRHYTASGLSEQGEAAGSFREIRSSRKVASRAG, from the coding sequence ATGAGCAGAGCACTACCGATGGCGGTCGACGCCCGCAACCTCACCTACCGCTACGGGCAGTTCACCGCCGTCGACGACGTCACGTTGCAGGTCCGTCCCGGCGAGACGATGGGCCTGCTCGGGCCCAACGGTGCCGGCAAGACCACCGTGGTCCGAATGCTGACCACGCTGACACCGGTGCAGCACGGCGAACTGCGCGTCTTCGGTCTCGACGCGCGCCACCAGACAACCGACATCCGCAGCAATATCGGCTATGTGCCGCAACAGCTTTCGATTGAGCCCGCGCTGACGGGCCGACAGAACGTCGCCTGGTTCGCGCGGCTGTACGGGGTGCCGCGCGCGCAGCGCTCGCACCGCGTGGACGAGGCGCTGGACGCGATGGAATTACTCGACGTCGCTGGTCGGCCGGCGGGTACCTACTCCGGCGGCATGGTGCGCCGACTGGAAGTGGCGCAGGCCTTGGTCAACCGTCCCTCGCTGCTGGTGCTCGACGAACCGACGGTGGGACTGGACCCGATAGCTCGCGACCGGGTCTGGAGCCATGTGCTGAACATGCAGAACCAGTACGGCATGACCGTGCTACTGACCACGCACTACATGGAGGAAGCCGACGCGTTGTGCGATCGGGTGGCGCTGATGCACCACGGCACGCTGCGCGCCGTCGGAACCCCGGCGAAGCTGAAGTCGACGGTGTCGGCGTGCGCGACTTTAGAGGACGTGTTCCGGCACTACACCGCTTCGGGCCTGTCCGAGCAAGGTGAAGCCGCGGGCTCGTTCCGCGAAATCCGTTCCAGCAGAAAGGTTGCCAGCCGTGCCGGTTGA